TGGCTCCCACGTAGGTTTTGCGGTGCCCCCGAATCTCAGCCTCGTCGCGCACGCCGCCCAGGCTCAAGCGCACGTACTTGCGGCCCAGTGCCTGCGCAATGCTGCGCCCCAGCGAGGTTTTGCCCACGCCAGGCGGCCCGTAGAGACATAAAATCGGCGCTTTTAAATCCTGTTTCAACTTCAGCACGGCCAGGTATTCGAGGATGCGCTCCTTTACTTTCTCCAGCCCAAAGTGGTCGGCATCCAGGATTTTCTTGGCCGTTTTGAGGTTGAACTTATCCTTGGTCGTCGCGCCCCAGGGCAAATCCAGCAAAAACTCCACGTAGTTGAGCGTCACCGGGTAGTCGGGCGACATCTGGTTGAGCCGCCCCAGCTTGCTCAGCTCCTTCTCAAAGTGCTTAGCCGTGGCCTCGGGCCACTTTTTGGTGAGGGCGCGGGCACGCAGCGCGTCCACGTCGCCCTCGGGGCTGCCTTCGCCCTGGCCCAGCTCGTCCTGCAAGGTTTTGAGCTGCTTGCGCAGAAAATACTCCCGCTGCTCAGCATCAATGCCGGTGTGGACTTTGGTCCGAATATCGTTCTTAATCTCCAGCAGCTCAATCTGCCGCAGCAGCGCTTCGAGCAGCTGGCGGGCCTGGGCCTCGGGCTCGGCCAGCTCGAGCAGGCGCTGCTTGGCCGGCAGCTCCAGCTGCACATTAGAGGAGAGAAAGTGAATCAGAAAGGCCGGCGACTGAATGCCATCCAGCATATTGCGCGCCTCCGTCGGAATTTCGGGCGTCAATTCCAGCACTTTACTGGCGGCTTCGCGCAGGCTCTGCAGCAGCACCAACTCGCCGTCCTTGTCGGCATCCAGGGCTTTCTCCTCAAAGTACGTGGCCCGCACCGTGAGTTGCGGCGAGTGCGTCAACTCCTCGCCCACCACGAAGCGCGCCTGCCCCTGAATGATGATGGTCACCGTATCATCGGGCTGGTCGATGAGCTTTAGAATGCGGGCCAGAGTGCCCACCGGGTACAGGTCTTCGGTGCCGGGCTCGTCGGCGTCGGGGTGGCGCTGGGCCACTACACCGAGCAGCTTTTCGTTTTTGGCGGCCAGCTTGCGCACCAGCCGAATGCTTTTTTTGCGCGTCACCGTCACCGGCAGCACTACCCCCGGAAAAAGCACCGTATTGCGCACCGGCAAGATGGCCAGCACGGCGGGCGCGTCAACAACTGGTAGCAGGTGGTCGGGGTCGGCAGCCATAATGGCGATAGCGTCGGCGGGCGAATCGGGACCGCCGGCCAGCGCGTGGCCGGGGCGGGACAAATCAAAAGGCATAGAGAAGGCAATTAGCTACCCGCCAACGGCTGGTAGCTCACTAAAAATAGACCGCGCGGAACGCGCGCTAGCGGCTGTCAACCTGGCAGCTAGCAACCATCGGGCTAATATACGGCCGGGGTAGGGGGTAGAAGACAAGGGCCGTGCCAGCCCTCAGCGGCGGCCAATCCGGCGTATTGTTTGCGGGTTGGCAGGCGACTATTAACAAAAAGGATTTTTTGGAGAGAACTTGCGGTGTGATTTCCTTTAGTAATAAGTGTCCTATTCTATTCGCTTGCTTCAATTTATGTTTCGTTCGTTATTAGCTGGCCTACTGGCTTTCGTGCTGGCCGTGAGCGGCCTGGCCGCGCGGGCACAGCAGGCACCCCGCCCGGCTAAGGCACCGCCCCAGGCGGCTAGCCGCCCTACCCCCCCGCCTACGGCTCGCCCAGCTTACCAGCAGCGGGCCCTGCGGGGGCGCATTGCGCGCCGCCTGCGCGTGCGGCCCGATGGCACGCCGGACTTTCCCAATGTGAATAAAGTTGCGTTTTTTGAGGATAAAAAAGCCCTCAAAGCCATTCAGCGGGCTGAGCGCCACCACCACTACGCCGAGGCGCGCACCCTGCTGACGCAGTACGTGGGCCAGTTTGGCATCGAGAATTTTTACCGTAATACCGAGCTGCTCTGGCACCTGGGCCAGCTCTTGCAGCGCGACAGTGCCAGCGCCCGGTCGCAGGAGCTGGCCAAGACTTATTTCCGGCTGGCCCTGAAGCACCACCGCACCGACGTGCGCCGCGTGCAGCTTTATTATGACTCCTTAGAAGAGAAAACGGCCGACCTCTACGTGCCCCTCAAGGTATATTACGAGGTGGTGGAATACCGCAAGAGCCTCAACACCTTCCACCCGCCCAAAAACGTGTACACCAACATGGGCGACGCCATCAACTCCAAATTTCCGGACTACGGCCCGGCGCTGGGGGCCGGCGACTCGCTGCTGCTCTTCAGCTCGAAGCGCCAAATGGGCAAGGGCGTGCGCGCCAAAGTAGACGAGAACCTGTATGTCTCGCACCGCGACGGGCCCACGTACTGGTCTGATGCCCAGCCGCTACCTAAGCCCATCAACTCGCCCTACAACGAGGGCTCGGCCTGCTTTTCGCACGATGGGCGCACTATTTTCTTCGCCCGATGCGAGTGCCCTACCTGCCACGGCAACTGCGACCTTTTCACCGCCACGCTCAGCGCGGATGGCCAGTGGAGCAATCCTCAAAGCCTCGGCCCGCTCGTGAACTCGCCCGCCTGGGACTCGCAGCCGACCCTCTCGCCTAAGGAGGATACGCTGTATTTCGCCTCCGACCGGCTGGGCGGCTTCGGCCTCAGCGACATTTATTACACCGTGAAGGCCAAGAATGGTCAGTGGGGTAAGGCCCTGAATCTGGGTCCCACCGTGAACACCCGCGAGAGCGAGGTAAGCCCGTTTTTTCACCCGCTCTACCAGGTGTTGTATTTCAGCTCGCGGGGGCAGCTGCTCAATTTCGGCGATTTCGACATCTACAAAACCTACCGGGTAGGCGGCCGCTGGCAGGAGCCGCGCAACATTGGGCCGCTCGTAAATGGCAAAGGGTCAGAATATTACTTTACTATCGATAGCCAGAGCAAAAACCTCTACTACGCCCGCTCTGAGGCCCAGGACATGGAAAACCTGGACCTCTACTCCTTCCCGCTGCCAATGGAGGCCCAGCCGCTGGCGACCACCCAGGTAGCCGGCACGCTCACGGACTCGGTGAGCCGCCGCCCGCTGAAGGGCATCATCAGCATCATCGACCTGGATAATGGGATTGAGGTAGCCAGCAAGTACTTGCGGCCCGATGGCTCCTTCGATTTTGAGCTGATGGACGGTTCGCACTACGCCATGCTCATCCAGAGTCCCGATGCCTTCACGGTGGAGAAAAAGTTTGCCTTGCAGGGCGATACCGTGATGAGCCTGCTCACCAACAGCATCGATTACAAGCTGCCGCTTATTTTTAAAAACATTGAGTTTGAAGCCGGTAAGTCGGGGATTTTGCCCGGCATGCATTCCACCCTGGACCGCATTACCGTGTTTCTGGCCGACCATCCCACGTTCCGGCTCAGCATCGCGGGCTACACCGATGGCCGCGGCGACCCCGACGTGAACGAAAAGCTCTCGCAGGACCGCGCCGAGGAAATCCGCCGCTACATCGAGCGCAAGGGTAAAATCAACCCCGACCGCATCGAGAGCTTCGGCTACGGCTCCAGCAAGCCCCTCAAAGATGAGCTGACCGAGGCCGACGCCCGCATCAACCGCCGGGTGGAGTTTCGGTTGCTGAAGCCGGAAGGGGAGAAGGGCGCGGGCGGCGGGGGCGACTGGAAGTAAGTTGCCAATAAAGGGAACTACTCCGGCCAGTCCCGCGCCAAGTCCTGCTCCCTCATGCACTTGAAATGCCCCTGCGGGCACTGCGCGAAGCCAATCTTGGAGCATGGCCGGCAGGGTAGGCCCGGCACTTCCAGCACCTCAAATGGCGTGCGGTAGGGGTACATGCCGAACTGCGGCACCGTGTTGCCCCACACGCTGAAAACCTGTTGCTTAAACGCCGCCGCGATGTGCATCAGCCCCGTGTCGTGGCTCACCACAAACTGCGCCTGCCGCAGCAGCGACGCCGATTGATGCAGCGAAAATCGCCCGCAGCCGTTGTAAATGGGTGAAGGGGCGATTGCCAGCTCGATGGCATGGCCGATTGGCTCGTCTTCGGAACCACCGAGCAGCACTACCGGGCGTGGGGCCAGGTGGCGCACCAGCTCGATGAGCTTATCGGGGGGTAGGCGCTTGGTGGCGTGCTGCGCGCCGATGGCCACCGCCACGTAGTGCCCCGGCCGGAAACCGGGGGGTAGGGCCGCCGCCACGTCCACTTCCTGCGCAGGCGGAATGAAGTAATCGAGCCCCGCGCCATCGTCGTGGATGCCCAGCGGGGCGGCGGCGGCCCGGTAGCGGTCCACGAGGTGGAGGGGGGGTAGGCGGTCGATTTTAAAGCGCACCAGCAGGTATTTCTGCCAGTTGAGCTTGTCGAAGGCTCGGCCGGGCACGCCGGGCAGCTGCCAGCGGATGAGCCGGGTGCGCAGGTTATGATGCAAATCCACGATAAAATCGAACCGCTCGGCGCGCAGCTCGCGCACCAGCTCGCCCAGGCTGCCGCTGAGCAGGTGCAGCTTGTCCACGTAGGGGCTGGCCTCAAAGAGCTTGGCAAAAGCGGGCTTGGTGGCGAAGTGTACTTGCGCCCCCGGCAATTGAGTTTTGAGCTGCCGCACCACTGGCGTCGTCAGCACGATGTCGCCGATGGAGGAGAAGCGGAGAACGAGGATTTTCATGGGAATGGCTAACAGCACGTCATGCAGACCGAAGGGAAGCATGACGTGCTGTTACCTTCTAAACTTTGCTTTCCGCGCCTCAAAGTACGCCGCCGCCTCGTCCACCGACTTCGTATTAAACGTCATCTCCTTAGTTAACATACCCTTGCGACCGGCCAGCACGCCGTAGCGCATATCGGCGTAGCCGGCGGTGTGGTGGGCATCGGGGTTAACGCTGAGCTGCACGCCCTGGCTGAGCGCGTAGCGCACCCAGCGCCAGTCAAGGTCGAGCCGCCAAGGGTTAGCGTTGATTTCGATGATAACCTGGTGCTCGGCGCAGGCATCAATAACGGCCTTAAAATCAATGGGGTAGCCGGCGCGGCGCAGCAGTAGCCGGCCGGTGGGGTGGCCCAGCATGGTGCAGTGCGGGTTGGCAATGGCGGCCAGCAGGCGCTCGGTGGCGCGTTGCTCGTCCATCTTCAAATTAGAGTGGATGCTTGCCACAATGAAGTCGAAGGTGTCGCGCAGCTCCGCGTCGTAGTCCAGGCTGCCATCACCTAAAATATCGGCCTCAATGCCCTTGAAAATGCGAAATGGGGCTAGCTCGGCGTTCAGCTCGTCAATCTCGCGCTGCTGCTGGCGCACGCGCTCGGGGCTGAGGCCCTGAGCGTAGTGCGCCGCCTGCGAGTGGTCGCAGATGCCGAGGTACTCGTAGCCCGCATCGCGCAAAAAAGTAGCCATTTGGCGCAGCGAGTGGTTGCCATCGGAGTAGGTGCTGTGGTTGTGCAGCGAGCCGCGCAGGTCGCTGTCTTCCAGCAGGCGCGGAATTTTGTGCGCGGCGGCCAGCTCAATTTCGCCCAGGCCCTCGCGCAGCTCGGGCACTACGTATTGCAGGCCGGCTTTTTCATAGATGGCTTCCTCGCTGCTGAATACCTCGCGCTTGGCCCACTGGCGCAGGGTAGCGGGCTGGCCGGGGCCCGCGCCGGGCAGCGGCGCGCTCAGGTGCGCCTCGTTGCCGGTCGCCCCAAAAAGCTGGTTCACAAAATCGGCTTCAGCTACCACGCGCACCGCCACGCCTACCCCCGAGTCGGCGGCCGTGCCGCGCCAGGCCCAGGGGCCCGAGCGCCGGGCATCGGTGCGCAGGCCGGGTGCGGCATCGAGCAGCGCGTGGATGGGCGCGGGGTCAGCGGCGGCGGCCAGGATTTCGACCGTTTCCACGATTTCGAGGGCGCGGCGCACCTCGCCGGCGGCAGCCACTGCGCCTACCCCCGGCACCTGGCGCAGGCGCGCGGCCAAGTCATTCGCCAGTTGTTCGGCCTGCGAAAACAGCAGCTTGCCCGCGCTCTGGTCAGTGAAGGCCAGCGCGGCCAGGATGCTTTCCTGAGTTTTGGCCCCGAAGCCCTTGAGTTTGGCCACGGTGCCGGCTTCGGCGGCCTCGCGCAGCTGGTCGGGCCCCTCGATGCCCGCATCGCGCCACAGGGCGCGCACTTTCTTTGGGCCGATACCCTTGATATTCAGCAGCTCAACCACGCCGGGGGGGGTAGTGTCAATCAAGCGCTGAAGCTCCTCAAACGTACCGGTATCGAGCAGCTCGGCCACCTTAGCGGCCTGGGTTTTGCTCAGGCCGGTGCGGTCGGGCAGGCCAGGGCGCTCCACCTCGGCCACCGGAAACTCCAACTGCTCCAGGGCCGTAGCGGTACCCTCGTAAGCCCTTATCTTGAAGGCGTTTTCGTCGTGCAACTCCAGCAGCTGAGCCGTGAGCCGGAAGGCTTTAATAAGGGCGCGGTTGTCCATTTCGTTGTTTTGGATTCCTGATTCTGAATAGCTATATACCTGCACCGGTTAACTTCTAAGCCAGAAGCCAGGAATTTAAGAAGAGTCCAAAAGTAGGCGTGGGGTAGGCATTCTACGTAGTATTGTCTGCTATGTCCTTTGCTGCTTCAAAGCTGCTACGTGGGCTGCCAGTGAGCTGGCTGCTACTCGTTGCCTGCCACTCCGCCGCCGACCGCCATTCTGCCGAGCTGCCCACGGGCGAGCTGGCCGCCTTGCAAGGTACCTGGCTGCTGGTGCCCGAAGCCAGCCGCGCCGACACACTCGCGTACCGCCGCAATACCTACCGCTTTCGGTACCGGCCGGGCGGGCGGCCGGGCTTCTGGCTAGGGCCGGCGGGCCGCTTCATTCGCTACGACGTAGCCTCCGGCGGTGGTCTGCTGGCCCAAGAAGGCAACTGGAGTGAAACTAGCTCCGGCCGACTGCGTATCCAGCTCCCGGAAGCTCCACCCAATTATGAATTGGCGGTACTGGCTTACCAAAAAGGCGTACTTAAGCTGCGTCGCTACCCTCTGTAACTCCCATCCAGGCAGGCTAAACCCTATTTTGTGTACCTCTTTGGGGGTGCTATGTGGAAGAATGTGTAGCTATCCCATAAAATGGACAAACTGCGTGCATAGTATGTAATAAGCTGGTAATTAACGATTTAATAATGTAATAAATTTAAAAAACTGTTTTTTACCCTCCTGCCCTTAAAAATTACCTGTTCTCGCTAAGGAAAGAGGCTTTCTGGGCTTCGGGAGTCATGGCCAAGACCTATGCAGGGACTTATAAGCATTGCAAAGTGCCAATGTGGTCACTTTATTTTTTATAATTATTCTAAGCATTTTACCATTGAAAAGGCAGTTGTCTTATGATATTTCAACTAAATCTTCTTTAAGCACATCTTTTCGAAGTCCATTTACATATAAGCGGCGTATTTTAGTGGAGCTTTTGAAAACTCCCACCCTTCAAAAGAACTCCGCTCTCCTCTTCGAAAACAGACTAATCAACTATTGACATGGTACTTTACAAACAACGCATTTACCTTAATCAGTTTATTCTGCTGATTTTGGATGTGCTAGTTATCCTCGGGTCCTTTCGGCTGGTTTGCTACTACCAGCGTGGCGACTGGCAATTTGGGGAAAATTACTCGCTGTTCTTTGCCATTTTCGCCCTGCTGTGGTGGATTTTGGCTGGGCAGTTTGCGGCTCCGGTTGCGCCCAACCCGAGCGAGCGCCTAACCACTTACTGGGAGAAATCCTGGGCGCTGGTGCGGACGCTTATTCTGCACATGATAGTGCTGACGGCGGGCGTGGTGCTGCTGCAAGTGCACCTGATGCCGTTGCGCTACCTGGGCGTACTTTATGGCCTGGCGGGAGTGGGCATGATGGGTGGACGGCTGGTGCTGGCCTTCTTGCGCCGTACTTATCGCTACCGGTGGGGCCGCACCCAAAACCGGTTTGTAATGGTAGGGGCAAGCCGTAGCGGTATCGACCTTTATCGCTTCCTGACCGTGCACGACCCGGCCGCGAACCACTTCTTAGGGTTCTTCACCGACGAGCCGGCCCCCGCTGAGGTTAGCCACTTAGTGCTAGGCCGCCTGAGTGACCTGCCGGCCTTCTGCGAGCACGAGCAAGTGGATGAAATGTACTTCGCCCTGCCTCTAGACCATACTGATAGCGTGGAAGAACTGTCAAGCTTCGCCGATGATAATTTCATCAGCTTCCGCATCGTGCCGGATTTTGAGGGTACGCTGCGCAAGAACGTGACCGTGCAGTACCACGACTACGGCCCCATCCTGACGGTGCGCCGCCATCCCTTGGGCTCGCGCGCCAACCAGCTCTCGAAGCGGGCATTTGACCTGGCCTTTTCAGGCTTGGTTATCGGCGGGATTTTCCCGATACTACTTCCTATTCTGGCCCTGCTCATTAAGCTCGACTCACCGGGGCCGGTGTTTTTTAAGCAAATGCGGCCGGGCAAGCGCAACAAGCTGTTTCCGTGCTATAAGCTGCGTACTATGCGCACCGACCTGAGCGGCACTGAGCTGCAAGCCACGAAGGGTGATGCCCGCGTAACGCGTGTTGGCCGGTTTCTGCGGGCTTCAAGCCTCGATGAGCTGCCGCAGTTTTTCAACGTGTGGCTGGGCCACATGTCGGTAGTTGGCCCCCGGCCCAATATGCAGTCGCAGCTCGAAGAGTATTCCAAGTATATCCATACGTATGCTCACCGTCATACCGTGACGCCCGGCATTACGGGCTACGCGCAGGTGAATGGCTACCGGGGTGAAACCCGTGCTCTGGGTGCAATGGAAAAGCGCGTGGAATATGACCTAAAGTATGTGGAAAACTGGTCGCTGCTACTAGATTTGCAAATCATCCTGAAGACGGTGAAAAACATGATTTCTGGCGAGAAAAACGCCTATTAATTGATTGCTGGCTAAAAGCGCGTTGCCGGGGTTGCTTTGCTAAGTAAGCGAGCAGCTTCGGCAACGCGTCCTAGTTAGTGGTTAGTAAGCTACCTTATCCTATGTTGTCGAAGCAGCTAGTGCTTGATTCGCCCATTGCCACGGGCCCGTTCCCGGAATTTGTCGAAACTATTCTGAAGCTGGGCGCGGCCCGTACGTCGGCCTACGTGTGCTGCGCTAACGTGCACATGCTCGTAGAGGCGCACCGCGATACGGAGTTTCAGCAGGTATTGGAAAAGGCTGACCTCGTGACGCCTGATGGCGGCCCCGTAGCCAGCATCGCGGGCTGGCGCGGCGGCCACCCTCAGGAGCGGGTAGCGGGCATGGACCTGCTACCCGCCCTGCTAACTGAGGCCGCGCGACGCGGGCAGTCGGTATATTTCTACGGCACCACCGATGAGGTACTGCAAGCCATCGTGGCGCGGGCGGCTCAGGAGTTGCCGGCGCTGCGCATTGTGGGCACCTGCGCCCCCCCGTTCCGCCCTCTTACCCCTGCCGAGGAAGCCGCCCACACAGCGGCCATCAACGCTGCTGACCCCGACCTGCTGTTCGTGGCGCTGGGCTGCCCGCGCCAGGAGAAGTGGATGGCGGCCCACCAAGGCCAGGTAAAAGCTTGTATGCTGGGTGTGGGGCAGGCATTTCTGGTCTACGCGGGCCTGGAGCAGCGCCTGCCAGTGTGGGCGCGCCGCATGTGGCTGGAATGGGCCTATCGCCTCTGGCTGGAGCCCCGCCGCCTGTGGCGGCGCTACCTGCTCACCAATTCCCGCTTCCTCTACCTCATGGCCCGCCAGATACTGGCCAGAGCCTGGAAATAGCCAATAGGCCCTGATAGAGCGTTTATTTTGTGTGGGCTTTAGAGTAGCCTCCTTGGTGAATTACTTATTTCAGGAGCTAGGCTATCAGCCAAAAGAAGGGGGGTAGGGAAGTCCGCTTAGACCTCCCTACCCCCCTTTCTTTGCTGATAGCCTAGTGCCGCACTTCTAGCCGCAATTTGATAGGCGGCTGGCTGCTATCACTATTGCTGGTGATAGATACAGTATACAGGCCGCTTGGCAGGTAGGCGATATAGACGGAAAGCTGGTTGTCGCCGGGCGTAACCGTGCGCCAGTGCCTGCCAGCCAGATTGCCTTGCGCATCAATAAAGGAAATGACCGCCAAATCGGCGCGGGGGAAGGAGGCATCCACCGTTACCTGACTGTCGGCGGGGTTGGGGAAGAGGGTAGGGCCCGTGGTCGGGGGAGGGGTAGGGCTCGCGTTACCATTCTGCGCTACCAGTTGCACATCATCAAAGTAAAGCCACTGACCGCTACCTGCCTGCGAGTAAAAGCCGATTTCGCACTGCCCGCTGCTGACTGCGATGTTGGGAATGGTGATGAGTACCCACTGCCCGTCGGGGGTAGCGGCCACGTCGGCCGTTAGGGCGTTGCCGCCAAAGTTGCGGGCTTGCAGCTGAGCTAGGCTCTGGCCACCACTGCTTTTCATCCAGGCGCTCAGCGAATAGGTGCCAGTAGGCAGGTTGCTGATTACCTGGTAGGTATATACCTGGTAAGGCTCGGGCCGGAACTGCGTGCCGTGGTAAAGGCCGTTGTGCGCGCCGGGAAAGGCTTCGGTGTAGTCGGCGTTGTCGTTGGTACCGGGGCCGGTGGTAGTCTGCCAGCCGGTGGGTGCATCTACCGGGGCGTTGTCGGCCTCGAAGCCAGGGTTGACGACCAGGTTGCCACTCGCCGAAGCCGGGGGGGTAGGGGCCGGAGCGGCGGCTACGGTCACCGTGGTGGCGGCCGAGGTAGTAGCGGTCCCGGTATTGTCGGTGGCCACGGCCGTGAGGGCATACGTGCCGGTGGCGGTAGGCGTCCAGCTTAGCTGGTAAGGCGCGACGCCGTCTTCGCCCAGCTTGGTGGTGCCGGCAAAGAACTCAACCTTGGCGATAGTGCCATCGCTATCGGCAGCAGCAGCGCTCAGCAACAGGGCCTGGCCCAGGGTGAGGCTCGCTGCCGAGGCGGTGAGCGTTACCCTGGGCGGTACGTTGGCCGCCGTTTTGGTGAGCGTGAAGTCATCAAAGTATAGCCACTGCCCGGCCCCAGCATTTGAGTACACGCCAATTTCGCACTGCCCGTTGCTCACACTGATATTCGGTACCGATACCTGCACCCAGTTATCGGGTGCAGCAGCAATACCGGTCGTCAGGGCGTTGCTACCGAAGTTGCTGGCTTTGAGTTGGGTTAGGCTCTGGCCACCACTACTTTTCACCCAGGCGCTCAGCGTATAGGTGCCATTGGCCAGGCCGGTAACTACCTGGTAGGTATACACTTCGTAGGCTTCGGGTCGGTAGTGCGTGCCGTGGTAAGTGCCCGAGTGCGCCCCGCCGTAGGCTTCGGTGTAGTCGGCGTTGTCGTTGGTACCCTGGCCGGTGGTAGTCTGCCAGCCGGCGGGTGCGCCAACCGGGGTGTTGTCGGCTTCGAAGCCGGGGTTAACGATGCTGCCGGGGGTAGTAGCCGCAGGGCGCGAGGCCGGAGCGGCCGCCCCGGTTGGTCCCACAGTCACGCCATTCTGGGCCAGCTTCTGCTGCCAGAGGGCATACTCGTTATCCTCGGTGGCTAGCGTTATGGGGTTGGGCAGGCTGGTGGTGCCGGTGCAGGTGGCGCAGGCACCGGGGCTCAGGTCCTGGCGGTCGGGGTAGGGATTAGTAGACCCCCAGCGTACGTAGCCGATGGTGTTATTAACAATCCGGTTGTTGAAAAAGACGCTGGCCAGCTGGTTGTAGTAATTGAAAACGGCCGTACCCGCGTACGTGGTACTCAGGTGGGTGCCATCGGGCAGCATTCCGCTGGTAACGATGCGGTTGTCGTGATAATAGACGTCGTGGCCGGCTGCGATATTCATGGCCGCATTGCAGGTGCTCACGAATTGGTTGGCGCTGGCCTCGATGTAGCCCGCGGCCGTGCCTAATAGCGAAGCATCGCCGTCGGTGGTGAGGCCGGTGCCCGTGAAAGTACCCGCCGTGGCGGGGTAGGGGTAGGCTCCGCGCACAAAATTGTCATGCACCCGAATAGGGCTGCCCGCCGTGCCCGACGCGTTGTAGAAGTTGATGTTATCCTCTACCAGGCTCTGGTTGGGGGTGTTAATCACCTCATTGAAGGCAATTTCCAC
The genomic region above belongs to Hymenobacter psoromatis and contains:
- a CDS encoding WecB/TagA/CpsF family glycosyltransferase, giving the protein MLSKQLVLDSPIATGPFPEFVETILKLGAARTSAYVCCANVHMLVEAHRDTEFQQVLEKADLVTPDGGPVASIAGWRGGHPQERVAGMDLLPALLTEAARRGQSVYFYGTTDEVLQAIVARAAQELPALRIVGTCAPPFRPLTPAEEAAHTAAINAADPDLLFVALGCPRQEKWMAAHQGQVKACMLGVGQAFLVYAGLEQRLPVWARRMWLEWAYRLWLEPRRLWRRYLLTNSRFLYLMARQILARAWK
- a CDS encoding helix-hairpin-helix domain-containing protein, with protein sequence MDNRALIKAFRLTAQLLELHDENAFKIRAYEGTATALEQLEFPVAEVERPGLPDRTGLSKTQAAKVAELLDTGTFEELQRLIDTTPPGVVELLNIKGIGPKKVRALWRDAGIEGPDQLREAAEAGTVAKLKGFGAKTQESILAALAFTDQSAGKLLFSQAEQLANDLAARLRQVPGVGAVAAAGEVRRALEIVETVEILAAAADPAPIHALLDAAPGLRTDARRSGPWAWRGTAADSGVGVAVRVVAEADFVNQLFGATGNEAHLSAPLPGAGPGQPATLRQWAKREVFSSEEAIYEKAGLQYVVPELREGLGEIELAAAHKIPRLLEDSDLRGSLHNHSTYSDGNHSLRQMATFLRDAGYEYLGICDHSQAAHYAQGLSPERVRQQQREIDELNAELAPFRIFKGIEADILGDGSLDYDAELRDTFDFIVASIHSNLKMDEQRATERLLAAIANPHCTMLGHPTGRLLLRRAGYPIDFKAVIDACAEHQVIIEINANPWRLDLDWRWVRYALSQGVQLSVNPDAHHTAGYADMRYGVLAGRKGMLTKEMTFNTKSVDEAAAYFEARKAKFRR
- a CDS encoding exopolysaccharide biosynthesis polyprenyl glycosylphosphotransferase is translated as MVLYKQRIYLNQFILLILDVLVILGSFRLVCYYQRGDWQFGENYSLFFAIFALLWWILAGQFAAPVAPNPSERLTTYWEKSWALVRTLILHMIVLTAGVVLLQVHLMPLRYLGVLYGLAGVGMMGGRLVLAFLRRTYRYRWGRTQNRFVMVGASRSGIDLYRFLTVHDPAANHFLGFFTDEPAPAEVSHLVLGRLSDLPAFCEHEQVDEMYFALPLDHTDSVEELSSFADDNFISFRIVPDFEGTLRKNVTVQYHDYGPILTVRRHPLGSRANQLSKRAFDLAFSGLVIGGIFPILLPILALLIKLDSPGPVFFKQMRPGKRNKLFPCYKLRTMRTDLSGTELQATKGDARVTRVGRFLRASSLDELPQFFNVWLGHMSVVGPRPNMQSQLEEYSKYIHTYAHRHTVTPGITGYAQVNGYRGETRALGAMEKRVEYDLKYVENWSLLLDLQIILKTVKNMISGEKNAY
- the lon gene encoding endopeptidase La — its product is MPFDLSRPGHALAGGPDSPADAIAIMAADPDHLLPVVDAPAVLAILPVRNTVLFPGVVLPVTVTRKKSIRLVRKLAAKNEKLLGVVAQRHPDADEPGTEDLYPVGTLARILKLIDQPDDTVTIIIQGQARFVVGEELTHSPQLTVRATYFEEKALDADKDGELVLLQSLREAASKVLELTPEIPTEARNMLDGIQSPAFLIHFLSSNVQLELPAKQRLLELAEPEAQARQLLEALLRQIELLEIKNDIRTKVHTGIDAEQREYFLRKQLKTLQDELGQGEGSPEGDVDALRARALTKKWPEATAKHFEKELSKLGRLNQMSPDYPVTLNYVEFLLDLPWGATTKDKFNLKTAKKILDADHFGLEKVKERILEYLAVLKLKQDLKAPILCLYGPPGVGKTSLGRSIAQALGRKYVRLSLGGVRDEAEIRGHRKTYVGAMPGRIISQIKKAGVSNPVIILDEIDKVSSDFRGDPSSALLEVLDPEQNSTFTDNYLEVEYDLSRVLFIATANSLETIQPALRDRMEIIDLTGYTQEEKVQIARKHLWPKQLREHGLGETEVKITDQALHRVADDYTRESGVRSLERQLAALTRHLARRKASKEALPPQLDPSDVLRILGAPRFERDKDQDHDTAGVVTGLAWTSVGGDILFVESLLSRGRGKLTLSGQLGDVMKESAITALSYLRSRGDELGIDHRLFEQYDLHIHFPEGGIPKDGPSAGIAIFTSIASAYTQRKIRPKMAMTGEITLRGRVLPVGGIKEKLLAARRAGIDMIILSPKNRKDVEEIPAEYLKGVRIHYAERVDDVLAVALLPELVARPQKLPVRDEAPAPVGPSVEVQ
- a CDS encoding glycosyltransferase family 9 protein; translation: MKILVLRFSSIGDIVLTTPVVRQLKTQLPGAQVHFATKPAFAKLFEASPYVDKLHLLSGSLGELVRELRAERFDFIVDLHHNLRTRLIRWQLPGVPGRAFDKLNWQKYLLVRFKIDRLPPLHLVDRYRAAAAPLGIHDDGAGLDYFIPPAQEVDVAAALPPGFRPGHYVAVAIGAQHATKRLPPDKLIELVRHLAPRPVVLLGGSEDEPIGHAIELAIAPSPIYNGCGRFSLHQSASLLRQAQFVVSHDTGLMHIAAAFKQQVFSVWGNTVPQFGMYPYRTPFEVLEVPGLPCRPCSKIGFAQCPQGHFKCMREQDLARDWPE
- a CDS encoding OmpA family protein, whose amino-acid sequence is MFRSLLAGLLAFVLAVSGLAARAQQAPRPAKAPPQAASRPTPPPTARPAYQQRALRGRIARRLRVRPDGTPDFPNVNKVAFFEDKKALKAIQRAERHHHYAEARTLLTQYVGQFGIENFYRNTELLWHLGQLLQRDSASARSQELAKTYFRLALKHHRTDVRRVQLYYDSLEEKTADLYVPLKVYYEVVEYRKSLNTFHPPKNVYTNMGDAINSKFPDYGPALGAGDSLLLFSSKRQMGKGVRAKVDENLYVSHRDGPTYWSDAQPLPKPINSPYNEGSACFSHDGRTIFFARCECPTCHGNCDLFTATLSADGQWSNPQSLGPLVNSPAWDSQPTLSPKEDTLYFASDRLGGFGLSDIYYTVKAKNGQWGKALNLGPTVNTRESEVSPFFHPLYQVLYFSSRGQLLNFGDFDIYKTYRVGGRWQEPRNIGPLVNGKGSEYYFTIDSQSKNLYYARSEAQDMENLDLYSFPLPMEAQPLATTQVAGTLTDSVSRRPLKGIISIIDLDNGIEVASKYLRPDGSFDFELMDGSHYAMLIQSPDAFTVEKKFALQGDTVMSLLTNSIDYKLPLIFKNIEFEAGKSGILPGMHSTLDRITVFLADHPTFRLSIAGYTDGRGDPDVNEKLSQDRAEEIRRYIERKGKINPDRIESFGYGSSKPLKDELTEADARINRRVEFRLLKPEGEKGAGGGGDWK